The DNA sequence CAATGTGCCTGCTCTTGCTGTTGCAGCCCATGAGGTGAGGAATTGCATAGCACCAAGACCGTCACAGATGCAATGGCAGATTCTCAAGCCAATGCTAAACCCACCACAGCTGAAATTAGTGACCTGAGCTATCACCAATGGCATGTCAAGGACTTTGTATGGTTCTTCGTTTGGGAACCTAAAGATCAGCGGCGTCCATGCTGGGTTTGGGACTTTGAGGTCTCCTAGATCAGCCAAGGCCATTTCAGTGTGTGCCTCCACCAACAGTGCTCCCTGTTCTTGCCCAAAAAACACTTCTAGTTTCCCATTTCTGGCCTCCCTTAGCCTACCCGATAAAGGGTAGTAGGGGACCAACACACTTGCAAGAGCATCGTGTAGAATTTTCATAACAGGTCTTCGGTCATATGACGAGTAGAAATATACAGTTGGAGTGAAAACACGAGCTCCGATCATGTCATCTAGGTTCGAAAGGTATAGAGTTTGGCCAGGAGCTACCGGAATAGGCCCTGAGGGTATGACCGGAGTCATGTGGTCGATAGTGATGGGGATGTGCAGGTGAGGAAAATGGAGCTCTTGAACCCATGGAGGAGCCATGACAGGTATTGCTGGAGATACAAGCCATGAATGCAGAGTAGCTGCATTTGTAGAAGGTAACTTTGCTCTTCGACATGCAAAGATTGGGCTAAATAGATGAGGATTTTAAAGTTGCAGGTATGGTACAGTTGGAAGTGATATCGTTCGTGATCCAAAAAGAATACACGTAGTCTTCATTGAATTAGTCGGCATGAGAATCTCTTCTATTTTTGGATAATTTCAGCAGACAAAGAAAGACGAATGGAAAATGCATGAAGAACATCCATCAAAAGGCTATTAATCAAAACCCAAGTTGGCTCCTGCGGTGTGTTAAATCCTACTTGTAACTTTTTCCTTCTACATGAATGGAATTTTATAAGTTTgatcccaataaaaaaaaaacaaacaaactggTTTCACTTCAGAAATTGTAATAATCTGTTTGGTGATGTATCCAAAAAGCTGGCTCAAGGGCTAAAACCCCAAAAGTTATCATACATATTTCAATATTTCAGTGAATTGGAAGTTTAAACAATTACATATTCATGGCACCTTAAGCCTCTATCACATAATTACGAGCTAACAGATGGATATATAATATTACATGACTGTCTCATACCTGCATAAAAAACCTACAAGTCCGCAAAACTTTTGCCGATGAGAATTTGCAAGTTTGAATTTTTCTGTACCATTCCCGTTAAGTGCTCTATCCAAACTGCTACCATTTTTAGTTCATTTGCGACCCAACGTGCTTCCACTCCCAGCAGCAAAATACTTTTCTCATATTAAAAGGCACCTCTATTCTTGTGGAAGGAGCGCTATCTCAATCTCTTGGAGCGATTTTCCTTTAGTTTCCACCACATTCCGTTTCACAAAAACCACAGCCATCATGCAAACGGTACCAAACATAGAATACAGAAGCTGTGGGCCAAGATTTTCTAATAGTTGCAAGAACAGCAAACCCACGAAGAAATTTATCACCTGAAAACACCAATAGCAATATCTATAAATTATAGATAACcataaatgtatttataaaaaTCCATTTCTTAATCCAGAATCCTCATAGGGCAAAATGTCAAATCAGAAGATTCATGGCCTGCTGAACCAGCAagataccaaataaaaaaactcaAGGACTACTGAAGCAGCATAACTACTATGAACTCTTGACACAGTACTAAGGTGATCCAGTCACCAGAATCAAAGTAACAGTCATGCATGAAAGCAGACAATGATTATTCAGAGAGAGGAAAAATAGTTACCCAATGCACTGACATACAGACAGCCATTGCTTTTGCCCTGATGCGACCTGGAAATATTTCTGGTAAAAGGAGACCTGGAACTGGTCCGGCTCCTAGGGCAAATGTTAAGACAAACCTGCACAAATAGTTAACAAAACTTGAGAATGCTTCTCCAGAAAGTACTAATTGAGTTTTAATACCCAACTAGTCATGTACATGTCATCTAGCATTTAGCATAAGGTTAATCATCAAGATAAAAAGTTTAGAATTTAGTACTCACATCAGCATTCCACCAACAGATAGGTACAGTGACCCAGAGCCTGAAGAATAAGAACTTGCTGCAACTACTTGAACAGCCATTGCCATTGCCTGAGTGGATAAAATGTATTACATAAAGACCAAGCTAGCAAGAAACATAAGCTCTACCAACACAGAATATATTTTTACATACTCATAATAGCAGTTGAGTTGTGCATGTATTGAGGTAAATTTGAAAAGCTAATATTATTACAGCAAAACATAATACAAGATCATTTACTTTCCCAAGCCTCTATCAGATGATTACACTACTCCTTATATTGTAATATTCGAGCCCATTTTCTGCAGCTTCTTTTCCCATGTAATGTGTGATTTTTAACAAGTTTTTCAGTCTAATCAATATGGCACCTCAGCTTGAATCAATTATGGTATGAAAATTTTATTTACCATGCCAAAGAAGCTCCATAACAGTAGCACCTTCCTTCCTACTTTATCCATCAAAGCCATTGCGACAACAGATCCTGGAAATTTCAAGAATCCATCCAGTCAAGAGAAGATGCAATAGATTTAGATAGGAGAGTATGCTACTGCAAATCAGAGTTACCTGATATATTTGCAATTCCTATGAAGGCATTAGCAAGGCCTGATGGTACTCCAGCACTTTTGAATACAGTTGAGGAGAAATAAAAGACAGCATTTATACCAGATAGCTGTTGTAAAGCAAATAGGGTTGACCCAATAAAAACAACTGCAAAAGGAATATGTGAATAACAGGGTACTTCTGGAAAGCCGAAAGATCATGAGAAAGAGGAAAGGCATACACCATAGACGAATGGAGAGATAGCCCAGCTATAAGCAAAACCCATAGGAAATGCTAGAAAGTATCATATCTACCTCTGAAATGGCGGCCATAGAACAACTCTGAAAGGCTTACAGCATCTGTCTCATCTCCACTGTCCACCTTGTTTAACTGTACCATTGCAGTTTTGACATGTGATCCACCAAGGAGTTTCTCAAATGCAGCTTCTGCCTCGTAAGTTCTTCCTTGCTATATCACATGATAGACACGGGTCACATTTGTATTAACTATTAAGAACAGTTCAAGACTGTAACAGTTCACAAATTTAGAGGCATATTATATCCCTAAACAGTAATGCTGGGGAATAACCCATCTTCAGAAATTTTGTTACAAACAATTCACACAGACCAGCAGGCTATACTTTACACCTGTTTCACACAAAGTGACAGAACATAATGCTTATGATCCAAAGAGacatgtcttcttcttctcttttttttttttttcaaaatcaaCACCATCAATTTGTTCTAATTAATGGTCAAGAAGTTTAAGAAAAGGACAGTATAGAACAAAagtgcccaaaaaaaaaatttaaaaaaaaatccagaaaTCATTTGTCGTGTCATTACTGGCACGACTCAAATCTGAGTTTCGAAAGGACTTAAGTCATCCGAGCAACAAAAGGTAATTGCGTATAGAGGAGACCTTATGTAGCCAGTGTGGACTCTCTGCACAGAATACCATGGCTAGAGCAAGTATTGCAGCTGGAATTGTAGATACCCAAAAACAAACACGCCACCTGACACAAAAATTTAGATAGTAAATTTGAAaggttaattacaaattagagATATCGTGAAGCTTATCATGTTTTTTACCAGCCCGCAATTTCTTTCACAGGGATTCCAACAAGAAGAGCCCCCATAAGTCCAAGGCATGTTGCAATCTGGATGAAACTACCGTAAGTACCCCTCACAAAAGAAGGAGAAACCTGCTCACACAAATGAGGAAACATTAGATAAGACACAAGACACACATGGTGTAATAGATATTAAAAAAGGCTTATGCTGATTACCTCTGTTACATAAAGAGAAGCAACAGGAGGGCCCAGACCCATACCAGTCCCAACAAATAACCTTCCTATAAGCATACCAGCAAGAGTTTTGGCTGTTGCACTGAAATTGCGGGTAGAAACTTTAGCCACAAATCTTTTAACTTGTATTATTAGAGAACAAGGAGATTGGTGCATATGAGTTTTGTGGAGCTGTTTAACTAATAGTAGAATATAAATGCAAGCAAACACGGAAACCAACAGACCATAATTGGGGAAAGTAAAGTCTAACTTAGCTACAATATTACAGGAGTATGAGGATCCAAAATCAATAATGTATATGAAACAAGATTCTAACTCCAAAATATATCACAACTCACAAGATGTACCAGGAATCTAACTTCTAGACCATAGGGATACATTACATGAAGATACAACCAATCTAACAAAATAAAGCTCCATGTAGTGCTTAATTAGAATGGTAAGGACTGTGAGACGACTACTATTCAGAGTATACATATCACCTCATAACAGCACCAATAATCATGGGCAATGCACACAGTTGAAAAGCCCTACGACGTCCAACTCCATCAGCTATCCATCCACTAAATAAAGATCCAAGAAAGGCACCTCCCAAGCATGTACTCACCACCAGACCTTCATTTCataaaaaatttctaaaatccATGAGAACAAATAGCTTGATGctaaaatcagaaattagatAGGAACAAattccaaacaaagaaaagaatatcCACTTCATGTCACCTTCAGCCAAGGCATTCCCCTTGAAACCAAGATCTGCAGAAATGCTTTCAAGTGGTTCATTGACTACTCTGTCCAAAGAAAGATCCGAAAGTACAGTGTAATTACTTTAATGCTTCAATAAAAAGTAACACGAGAGAGACAGGGAGGTAGAGAGAGGTGGAAGAGGAAAGGAAGTGTCTTGCACTAACCCGAGATGGTACCCAAACAAGAATGAAGATATAGTTGCCACTAGTACATGGGGTAAGGAAAGCCTCCATGAGGGGTTTGAAAGTTCTGGAACCATACTTTTCTGCAAAAGAGCTAAGATGCATACCAGAAATAAGATAAATTTCACTGAATTATACATATTTTAAGTTCCTTAACCAT is a window from the Rosa chinensis cultivar Old Blush chromosome 2, RchiOBHm-V2, whole genome shotgun sequence genome containing:
- the LOC112187634 gene encoding probable plastidic glucose transporter 2 isoform X3, which encodes MWVRQREPYSMYKRASSRDYMNTTDMESKEFVDTLDMEDNSALLQKSMVPELSNPSWRLSLPHVLVATISSFLFGYHLGVVNEPLESISADLGFKGNALAEGLVVSTCLGGAFLGSLFSGWIADGVGRRRAFQLCALPMIIGAVMSATAKTLAGMLIGRLFVGTGMGLGPPVASLYVTEVSPSFVRGTYGSFIQIATCLGLMGALLVGIPVKEIAGWWRVCFWVSTIPAAILALAMVFCAESPHWLHKQGRTYEAEAAFEKLLGGSHVKTAMVQLNKVDSGDETDAVSLSELFYGRHFRVVFIGSTLFALQQLSGINAVFYFSSTVFKSAGVPSGLANAFIGIANISGSVVAMALMDKVGRKVLLLWSFFGMAMAMAVQVVAASSYSSGSGSLYLSVGGMLM
- the LOC112187634 gene encoding probable plastidic glucose transporter 2 isoform X1, with translation MWVRQREPYSMYKRASSRDYMNTTDMESKEFVDTLDMEDNSALLQKSMVPELSNPSWRLSLPHVLVATISSFLFGYHLGVVNEPLESISADLGFKGNALAEGLVVSTCLGGAFLGSLFSGWIADGVGRRRAFQLCALPMIIGAVMSATAKTLAGMLIGRLFVGTGMGLGPPVASLYVTEVSPSFVRGTYGSFIQIATCLGLMGALLVGIPVKEIAGWWRVCFWVSTIPAAILALAMVFCAESPHWLHKQGRTYEAEAAFEKLLGGSHVKTAMVQLNKVDSGDETDAVSLSELFYGRHFRVVFIGSTLFALQQLSGINAVFYFSSTVFKSAGVPSGLANAFIGIANISGSVVAMALMDKVGRKVLLLWSFFGMAMAMAVQVVAASSYSSGSGSLYLSVGGMLMFVLTFALGAGPVPGLLLPEIFPGRIRAKAMAVCMSVHWVINFFVGLLFLQLLENLGPQLLYSMFGTVCMMAVVFVKRNVVETKGKSLQEIEIALLPQE
- the LOC112187634 gene encoding probable plastidic glucose transporter 2 isoform X2 codes for the protein MWVRQREPYSMYKRASSRDYMNTTDMESKEFVDTLDMEDNSALLQKSMVPELSNPSWRLSLPHVLVATISSFLFGYHLGVVNEPLESISADLGFKGNALAEGLVVSTCLGGAFLGSLFSGWIADGVGRRRAFQLCALPMIIGAVMSATAKTLAGMLIGRLFVGTGMGLGPPVASLYVTEVSPSFVRGTYGSFIQIATCLGLMGALLVGIPVKEIAGWWRVCFWVSTIPAAILALAMVFCAESPHWLHKQGRTYEAEAAFEKLLGGSHVKTAMVQLNKVDSGDETDAAVMELLWHGNGNGCSSSCSKFLFFRLWVTVPICWWNADVCLNICPRSRTSSRSPFTRNISRSHQGKSNGCLYVSALGDKFLRGFAVLATIRKSWPTASVFYVWYRLHDGCGFCETECGGN